A region of Fibrobacter sp. DNA encodes the following proteins:
- a CDS encoding patatin family protein, which produces MSEIKTGLILEGGAMRGLFTCGILDVMMEQGIEVDGAVGVSAGACFGCNMKSRQPGRALRYNLRFAKDKRYCSFSNLIKTGDLYDADFCYKQIPRVLDPFDYDALVKNPMEFHMVATNAETGEAAYFKMNDGLGDDLEWMRASASMPLAARLVDIQGHKYMDGGIADSIPLQYFESIGFNRNIVILTQPRSYEKKKNQLVPIMRLVYRKYPKLVDAVANRHIMYNEETRYVFEQEKQGNVMVLCPDESLGIGRTENDVVKLLRVYDQGRELAMKRLDEIKAFLKK; this is translated from the coding sequence ATGAGCGAAATTAAGACTGGCTTGATTCTAGAAGGTGGTGCGATGCGCGGCCTTTTCACCTGCGGCATTCTTGATGTGATGATGGAGCAGGGAATCGAAGTGGATGGCGCTGTTGGCGTTTCTGCCGGTGCCTGCTTCGGATGCAACATGAAGTCTCGCCAGCCTGGTCGTGCCCTCCGTTACAACCTTCGTTTTGCCAAGGACAAGCGTTACTGCAGTTTCAGTAACTTGATCAAGACTGGCGACCTGTACGATGCCGATTTCTGCTACAAGCAGATTCCCCGCGTGTTGGATCCCTTCGATTACGATGCTTTGGTGAAGAACCCCATGGAATTCCACATGGTGGCAACCAACGCCGAAACGGGCGAGGCCGCTTACTTCAAGATGAACGACGGTTTGGGCGACGATCTGGAATGGATGCGCGCATCAGCCTCCATGCCTTTGGCTGCAAGACTGGTGGACATTCAGGGTCACAAGTACATGGACGGCGGTATCGCAGATTCCATTCCGCTTCAGTATTTTGAATCCATCGGCTTCAATCGCAATATCGTGATTCTTACGCAGCCCCGCAGCTACGAAAAGAAGAAAAACCAGCTGGTGCCTATTATGCGCCTGGTGTACCGCAAGTACCCGAAGTTGGTGGATGCGGTGGCTAATCGTCACATCATGTATAATGAAGAAACCCGCTATGTCTTCGAGCAGGAAAAGCAGGGCAACGTGATGGTGTTGTGTCCTGACGAGTCCCTCGGTATTGGCCGCACGGAAAATGACGTGGTGAAGTTGCTGCGCGTGTATGACCAAGGTCGCGAATTGGCAATGAAGCGTCTTGATGAAATCAAGGCTTTCCTGAAGAAATAG